One stretch of Shewanella sp. Arc9-LZ DNA includes these proteins:
- a CDS encoding Tfp pilus assembly protein FimT/FimU — MTNNIRPSHGFTLIELVVVIIILALLAVVASSKFISLRKDAIVSTMGGMETAMQSAATLAYSKAAMAGVERLATTTLNIDGVNVNLAYGYPDGTAAGITMLMNIPEGDWQQRKSTLPITAWVYWHGVIKEDAGVAACYLRYRQVTSATVRPVIDVQTSGC, encoded by the coding sequence ATGACAAATAATATAAGACCATCGCACGGCTTTACATTAATAGAGTTGGTTGTTGTGATTATTATTTTGGCCTTATTGGCCGTTGTCGCGAGCAGTAAATTCATTAGCTTACGCAAAGATGCAATTGTATCTACCATGGGAGGGATGGAAACTGCAATGCAATCAGCTGCGACCTTAGCCTATTCAAAAGCCGCTATGGCTGGAGTAGAAAGACTTGCGACTACGACGCTTAATATTGATGGGGTCAATGTTAACTTAGCTTATGGCTATCCCGACGGAACAGCCGCAGGTATTACAATGCTAATGAATATTCCCGAAGGTGATTGGCAACAACGCAAAAGTACTTTGCCTATAACTGCATGGGTATATTGGCATGGAGTCATTAAAGAGGATGCGGGCGTTGCTGCATGTTATTTACGTTACAGGCAAGTAACATCAGCCACCGTACGCCCTGTTATAGATGTTCAAACAAGCGGATGTTAG